One window of the Luteolibacter sp. Y139 genome contains the following:
- a CDS encoding DUF4394 domain-containing protein, giving the protein MKTNLLFSLAILALAPAASAASLYGVTTDNHLVQFDSATPAVFTSSFAVSGLVGSDGVTSDPFATLVNITYNPSTGVLYGIDSNANFYSVASNGAANLVSHSLSPAGFSGGLAYDPFSGSLSFLTDASENFSLNMAGAVTSNPSLFYGSGDAHEGSAPNIFGLGIDGDFGSAFMLDSATNSLVRSFSPDLAELFTVGSLGFDVTSFGGLVVDFNGNLFASLSTDGLTSTLYSIDSLTGAATPVGAFGSGTGISSMAVPEPSSALLGAFGALALLRRRRSNA; this is encoded by the coding sequence ATGAAAACCAACCTGCTATTCTCACTCGCCATCCTGGCACTCGCCCCCGCCGCTTCGGCCGCATCGCTCTATGGCGTCACCACGGACAATCACCTCGTCCAGTTCGATAGCGCCACGCCAGCGGTCTTCACCTCCTCGTTTGCCGTGAGCGGCCTTGTAGGTTCCGATGGTGTCACCTCCGACCCCTTCGCGACGCTCGTCAATATCACCTACAATCCCAGCACGGGTGTCCTCTACGGCATCGATAGTAATGCCAACTTCTACAGCGTCGCCTCCAACGGTGCCGCGAACCTCGTCTCCCATTCTCTCTCGCCCGCTGGCTTCAGCGGTGGCCTTGCCTACGATCCTTTCTCAGGATCCCTCTCCTTCCTCACCGACGCCTCGGAAAACTTCTCCCTGAACATGGCGGGGGCCGTGACCTCCAATCCCAGCCTCTTCTACGGTTCCGGCGATGCCCACGAAGGCTCGGCCCCGAACATCTTCGGCCTTGGGATCGACGGCGACTTCGGCTCCGCCTTCATGCTCGATAGCGCCACCAATTCCCTGGTGCGCAGCTTCAGCCCGGATCTCGCTGAACTCTTCACCGTCGGATCGCTCGGCTTCGACGTCACTTCATTCGGCGGCCTCGTCGTTGACTTCAATGGCAACCTCTTCGCCTCGCTTTCGACCGATGGCCTGACCTCCACGCTCTACTCGATCGACTCCCTCACCGGTGCCGCCACTCCAGTGGGCGCATTCGGTAGCGGCACCGGCATCAGCAGCATGGCCGTGCCAGAGCCATCCTCCGCCTTGCTCGGTGCCTTCGGCGCTCTCGCCCTGCTGCGCCGCCGTCGTTCCAACGCCTGA